From the genome of Nicotiana sylvestris chromosome 2, ASM39365v2, whole genome shotgun sequence, one region includes:
- the LOC138882377 gene encoding uncharacterized protein, whose protein sequence is MRVIDSLCHATNLVGRDKFGPRAIKSVLLDYASTQKGYKLYDMDNKSIFVSRDVVFNEGVFPFQQQVETVTPTFPQPSSRFPSYEELRQHIPPEPLTPTVYAPTDPIVSEIPIAPTISTSTSPIVSKIPAASEVTSSSQTQILASESLRRSGKPSKTSIWLQDYVEPAKGKRIANTCLYPLTSILNYNALAPTYHSLVAKLSTEDGDLTEEVYPQLPPGFTQLHGEQHVCGLLKSLYGPNQASCHWNIKLTIALVSSGFT, encoded by the exons ATGAGGGTTATTGACAGTCTATGCCATGCCACTAACTTAGTTGGGAGAGACAAGTTTGGGCCTAGAGCTATCAAATCAGTATTGCTAGACTATGCTTCTACTCAGAAGGGATATAAGTTATATGACATGGACAATAAGTCCATTTTTGTAAGCAGAGATGTGGTCTTCAATGAAGGAGTCTTTCCTTTCCAACAACAAGTGGAAACTGTGACTCCAACTTTCCCTCAGCCTTCTTCTAGATTTCCTTCATATGAAGAACTGAGACAACATATCCCACCTGAGCCTCTTACTCCTACAGTGTATGCACCAACTGATCCTATTGTATCAGAAATTCCTATTGCTCCTACAATATCTACATCAACTTCTCCTATTGTATCAAAAATTCCTGCTGCATCAGAAGTCACTTCTTCTTCTCAAACTCAAATACTTGCTTCAGAATCATTAAGAAGGTCGGGCAAACCTAGTAAAACTTCAATTTGGCTTCAAGATTATGTTGAACCAGCTAAAGGAAAGAGGATTGCCAATACTTGCCTATATCCTCTCACTTCTATATTGAACTATAATGCTCTTGCACCTACTTACCATAGCCTTGTTGCTAAGCTCTCTACGGAAGAT GGTGATTTAACTGAGGAAGTTTATCCGCAGTTACCTCCTGGATTCACACAGTTGCATGGGGAGCAACATGTTTGTGGGCTACTCAAGTCTCTTTATGGACCTAACCAGGCCTCTTGTCATTGGAATATCAAATTGACCATAGCTTTAGTGTCTTCTGGTTTTACATAG
- the LOC104235042 gene encoding uncharacterized protein: protein MENYSIGVTPCCWHWNAKTSSDLLMAQFVELMLARIWDRCNALVKSWITSNVSKEFLSGILSRPDAYFVWNDLKEKFDRDETDSTVPMPSCCDKSKDFVTHLKNHRLLQFLIGLNDGYNQACSQILMMSPTPLVNQASAMITQDESQKLVSGGGYRLGEHNDPTTLFTKRNTKTYEEFSYVL, encoded by the exons ATGGAGAATTATAGCATTGGAGTCACGCCATGTTGCTGGCATTGGAATGCAAAAACAAGCTCAGATTTATTGATGGCACAGTTCGTCGAGCTAATGTTGGCAAGGATTTGGGATCGCTGCAATGCTTTGGTGAAATCATGGATTACGAGCAATGTAAGCAAGGAGTTCCTTAGCGGTATACTCTCCCGTCCTGATGCTTATTTTGTTTGGAATGATTTAAAGGAGAAATTTGACAGG GATGAAACTGATTCCACTGTACCTATGCCTTCCTGCTGTGATAAGTCCAAAGACTTTGTTACTCACTTGAAAAATCACAGGTTGTTACAGTTTCTAATAGGTTTAAATGATGGCTATAATCAAGCTTGCAGCCAAATTCTAATGATGTCACCAACACCATTAGTAAACCAAGCATCTGCCATGATTACTCAGGATGAGAGTCAAAAACTAGTGTCTGGTGGTGGTTATAGGTTAGGTGAACACAATGATCCCACAACACTCTTCACAAAAAGGAACACAAAAACGTATGAGGAATTTTCTTATGTTCTGTGA